The DNA sequence TAAGAACAAAATTAGCTGAAATTTTTGCAGAGTTAATTACAAATTCATCAAAATCAAATTCAGCTTTTTCTCCAGCTTTGTCGCTCATAGCTCTTAAAATAAAACAAGGTATTTTTAAAGCATCACAAACTAAAGCAACACTTGCACCTTCCATTTCACAAGCATCAGCTTTAAAAATTTCTCTTATTTTTGCTTTTTTTGCTTCATCACAGATAAATTCATCTCCAGTTGCAATGATTCCTGATTTTAGTTTAATATTTAATTCTTTGGCAACTTCTAAAGCAAGATTATTTAATTTCTCATCTGTTTTTATAAAAATATCATTTCCAGGAACAAAACCAAGTGGATGCCCAAAAGCTGTTATATCAAGATCGTATTGAGCTAATTGTGTAGCATAGAGCAAATCACCTATTTCTAATTCTGGATTAAAAGCACCTGCTACACCTGTAAAAAGTAAAATTTCGGCTCCAAATTTTTCGATCATTATGCTTGCACTTAGGGTTGAATTGACTTTTCCTATTTTAGAATAAGCTAAGATAAGTTCATGATTTTTATAATTTGCTAAATAATAAGTATTATTTGCATATTTAATACTTTTATATTCTTTTAAAATCTCAAGTAAAGGAGTTATTTCTTCTGGC is a window from the Campylobacter sp. RM10537 genome containing:
- a CDS encoding 5'-methylthioadenosine/adenosylhomocysteine nucleosidase encodes the protein MKIAILGAMPEEITPLLEILKEYKSIKYANNTYYLANYKNHELILAYSKIGKVNSTLSASIMIEKFGAEILLFTGVAGAFNPELEIGDLLYATQLAQYDLDITAFGHPLGFVPGNDIFIKTDEKLNNLALEVAKELNIKLKSGIIATGDEFICDEAKKAKIREIFKADACEMEGASVALVCDALKIPCFILRAMSDKAGEKAEFDFDEFVINSAKISANFVLKMCEKL